A window from Peromyscus eremicus chromosome 1, PerEre_H2_v1, whole genome shotgun sequence encodes these proteins:
- the LOC131901722 gene encoding olfactory receptor 51G2-like, whose translation MLPSQSFINISFFQPQYFFLTGIQGLEAIHGWISIPFSSMYTVALTGNCLILLAVKRTHSLHQPMYYFLSMLALSDVGLTLSTMPSTLAVLWFDYHLISFHTCLIQMFFLHSFSVVESSVLLAMSFDRFVAISNPLRYASVLTNNVIIRIGAIIVARATLSLFPVPFLLKRLNYCPGKILLSHSFCFHADVMKLACADITVNILYGLYVVLSTVGVDSLLIVMSYALILHTVMGLASPRERVRALNTCISHILAVLVFYIPVIGVSMIHRFGKHLPHIVHALVAYVYLVVPPVLNPIIYSVKSKPIREAMFSVLRRKDQT comes from the coding sequence ATGCTCCCTTCCCAGTCCTTCATCAACATCTCCTTCTTCCAGCCACAGTATTTCTTCCTGACTGGCATCCAAGGACTAGAAGCCATCCATGGCTGGATCTCCATCCCCTTCTCCTCCATGTACACTGTGGCACTCACTGGAAACTGCCTCATCCTCCTGGCTGTGAAGAGGACCCATAGCTTACACCAGCCCATGTACTACTTCCTGTCCATGCTGGCCCTAAGTGATGTGGGCCTTACCTTGTCCACTATGCCTTCCACCCTGGCTGTGCTCTGGTTTGACTATCATTTGATCAGTTTCCACACCTGCCTAATacaaatgttcttcctacactccTTCTCTGTGGTGGAGTCTTCAGTACTCTTGGCCATGTCATTTGACCGCTTTGTGGCTATCTCCAACCCACTACGCTATGCATCTGTCCTCACTAATAATGTCATCATCAGGATTGGGGCTATCATTGTAGCTCGAGCCACTCTGTCACTATTCCCAGTGCCCTTCTTGCTGAAGCGACTAAACTACTGCCCTGgcaagatcctcctgtctcattcATTCTGCTTCCATGCTGATGTCATGAAGCTGGCCTGTGCTGACATTACTGTCAATATCCTATATGGACTCTATGTGGTTCTATCCACAGTGGGTGTAGACTCTTTGCTTATTGTTATGTCCTATGCACTGATTCTTCACACAGTCATGGGGCTAGCCTCTCCCAGGGAGCGTGTCCGAGCCCTCAATACATGTATTTCCCATATCTTGGCTGTCCTGGTCTTTTATATTCCAGTCATAGGTGTGTCCATGATCCATCGTTTTGGTAAGCACCTGCCCCACATCGTTCACGCCCTTGTAGCATATGTGTACCTTGTGGTGCCTCCTGTGCTCAACCCCATCATCTACAGTGTCAAGTCCAAGCCCATCAGGGAGGCCATGTTCAGTGTACTAAGAAGAAAAGATCAGACATGA